A stretch of the bacterium genome encodes the following:
- a CDS encoding DUF2584 family protein — translation MGYQLEFNSLLKLNRKELDKKKLRKGLKFKVEKSGERLFPLHKPIEFCDEDYFYLGKLKVNKLTLEKNKTTLEVQVLKVFTQVESKIFSKAYIREGDF, via the coding sequence ATGGGTTACCAATTAGAGTTCAATAGTCTCCTAAAGTTGAATAGAAAGGAACTTGATAAAAAGAAGCTCAGGAAAGGCTTAAAGTTCAAGGTAGAAAAGTCTGGTGAAAGACTTTTTCCTCTCCACAAACCCATTGAGTTTTGTGATGAAGACTATTTTTACTTGGGAAAATTGAAAGTTAACAAACTAACTTTGGAAAAGAACAAAACTACTTTAGAAGTTCAGGTTCTGAAGGTTTTTACTCAAGTAGAATCCAAGATTTTTTCTAAGGCTTATATAAGAGAAGGAGATTTTTAA
- a CDS encoding sortase: protein MAIGHKKRFWLFVFIRTLANTLIVVGVIFSFIAFWPFISSEIRYRWDQWRDQKYSIDTAAVPSSGLGGLLGKPPPIKITPVNKDFGIIIEKIHVNAPVITDVDSTKYAVYIDALNRGVAHARGTGKPGEPTKEGNNNTFLFAHSAINPFYAKKYNAVFYLLRKVEVGNRIVVFYKQKRFDYLVKDKRVVEASDVRYLTEPSKKPLLTLQTCDPPGSSLRRLIITAEPDPKTT from the coding sequence ATGGCAATTGGACACAAAAAACGCTTTTGGCTCTTTGTTTTTATACGAACTCTCGCTAACACACTGATCGTGGTGGGGGTAATTTTTAGTTTCATTGCTTTTTGGCCCTTTATCTCTTCTGAAATTCGTTACCGTTGGGATCAATGGCGAGATCAAAAGTACAGCATTGATACTGCGGCGGTCCCGAGTAGCGGTTTGGGAGGGCTTTTAGGCAAGCCGCCACCGATCAAGATCACCCCAGTCAACAAAGATTTCGGCATTATTATCGAAAAAATTCATGTTAACGCTCCTGTAATTACTGATGTTGACTCGACCAAGTACGCGGTTTATATCGACGCTCTCAATCGGGGAGTGGCCCATGCTCGCGGGACTGGAAAGCCTGGAGAGCCTACCAAAGAAGGCAACAACAACACCTTTCTTTTTGCTCATTCGGCAATAAATCCATTTTATGCCAAAAAATACAACGCTGTTTTTTACCTTCTGCGCAAAGTTGAAGTTGGGAACAGAATTGTGGTTTTTTACAAACAAAAAAGGTTTGACTATTTAGTTAAAGACAAACGGGTGGTGGAAGCCAGTGACGTGCGCTATTTGACCGAACCAAGCAAAAAACCCTTACTTACTCTCCAAACCTGTGACCCACCGGGTTCAAGCTTGCGGCGTTTGATCATTACCGCCGAGCCAGACCCAAAAACTACATAA
- a CDS encoding PEGA domain-containing protein: protein MLKRFLGLALLIVIALSVTTAAYLYAKGYRIDFKNRSIDGTGIIQITTTPKGAAVLIDGEKSPKQATDVNLTNLHPGKYKITLKKSGFIDWQKEVEVRAGLVTPLEALLFPAAPNLKAVTFTGVLGPKISPDNQKLVYAVNSADKEGLWVLDLSDRPLFFSKEPKLIAQDSSTFKFSSAEYQWIPDSKSVLVTLKVAEVEKNFLLDASSENKQFTDISAKVSELKKGWLQDSTLKTSDRFNHIGSQAKKLSEGAKTVSFSPDEERVLIVKKDGTALVYDSKPYVGFDDKAKIYNLPKADSYLWYPEETQSGHDSHHLILISKASISLIESDGSNQATIYTGNFDLEAVFAWPNGSKLIISTSLNSSIAKQPNLYSIDLH, encoded by the coding sequence ATGCTAAAAAGATTTTTGGGTTTGGCCCTATTGATAGTTATTGCCCTTTCGGTGACAACCGCTGCTTATCTTTATGCTAAGGGCTATCGAATTGATTTTAAAAATAGATCTATCGATGGCACCGGTATCATTCAAATCACTACCACCCCCAAAGGTGCAGCTGTTCTCATTGACGGTGAAAAAAGTCCCAAACAAGCTACTGATGTAAACCTCACCAACCTACACCCCGGAAAGTACAAAATCACTCTCAAAAAGAGTGGTTTTATTGATTGGCAAAAGGAGGTCGAAGTCCGAGCCGGTTTGGTCACACCACTAGAAGCTCTTCTTTTCCCAGCAGCCCCAAATTTGAAAGCAGTTACTTTCACCGGAGTCCTTGGGCCAAAAATCTCCCCGGACAACCAAAAGCTGGTCTATGCGGTCAACTCCGCTGACAAAGAAGGCCTTTGGGTGCTTGATCTTTCCGACCGACCCTTGTTCTTTTCGAAAGAACCCAAACTGATCGCGCAAGATTCAAGCACTTTTAAATTTTCTTCGGCCGAATATCAGTGGATCCCAGATTCAAAGTCTGTTTTGGTAACCTTAAAAGTAGCTGAAGTCGAGAAAAATTTTCTTCTCGATGCCAGCAGTGAAAATAAGCAGTTTACCGATATTAGTGCTAAAGTATCCGAACTCAAAAAAGGTTGGTTGCAAGACTCTACCTTAAAGACTAGCGATCGCTTTAATCACATCGGTAGTCAAGCCAAAAAACTCTCCGAAGGAGCCAAGACAGTTTCTTTCTCTCCTGACGAAGAGCGAGTTTTGATCGTAAAAAAGGACGGCACTGCCTTAGTTTATGACTCCAAACCTTACGTTGGTTTCGACGATAAGGCTAAGATTTATAATTTACCGAAAGCTGATTCTTATTTATGGTACCCGGAAGAAACTCAGTCCGGTCATGACAGCCACCACTTAATTTTGATCAGCAAAGCCTCAATCAGTCTGATTGAATCTGACGGATCCAACCAAGCAACAATTTATACTGGTAATTTTGATCTAGAGGCCGTTTTTGCCTGGCCCAACGGCTCGAAATTAATAATAAGTACCAGTCTAAACTCGTCAATCGCCAAGCAACCGAATCTCTATTCAATTGACCTCCACTAA